AGCGTCAGCGATGCAGTGATAAAGCAAGGGACAAACCGATGTGCTTGCTGCAGGTGGCTGCCATGTCAGCCTTGCTGGACATCAAGAGCAGTGTGCTCAGGCAGGTGCAGGTGTGCCCATCCTTCCGCTGGAAGACCGAGCAGGAACctgagaacacagacacacaggagccCCCCACAGGGGCCTGGTGGGTACCCTAGGGTTGACTTCGCAGGGTATGTATGCCTGGCCTCCCTCCCCTAGCTGGCCTGTACACTTGTTGTCCAGCGTCAATCCTCTTGAGTGGGAAAAGGGACCAAGAGGGTCTGAGCACAAGGCCAAAACCACTGTGGTTGTCCCTTGATTCATTCTCTCCACGGTTCCTTGAATCGTGTTCTGATCCAAGCTTCCTTCTAGGAAACCTGGGGATGGTGTGGAGTTTTTCGCCCACATGCGCCTCATCCTGAAAAAGGGGGATGGCAGACAGGGCCTTCCATGCCCCGAGGTAAGGACTCCATTTCTGAATTGTCTAGGGACTGCTACTCAACCCAGTCTACTGTCCTAGGTTATCTGGCCCTCCCCCCTCCTCAAAGTTCTCACCTCTCCTCTTCCTGGAGTGCCTTCGTCCAGCCAGCTAGAGGGTCTTGGGGCAGCTACAGACTAAGGGGCCCTTCCCTTCGCACACCTTCACTCTAACCCTCCCTCACAGGTTCTTTTGCGCAGTGGTTCCCCCGCCCCTGCTGAGCCTGTGGACCCCAACCGTGGCCTGAGAGCCCTGACCCAGGAGGAGGTAATGGGTGTCAGGAGTGTCTAAGCCCAGGTCTGGTCACAGGCGGGTAGTACAGTTGGGTGAGCAGGAGCAGAGGCGCGAAGGCTGGGGATCCACTCAGTAGCAGGAGCAGCTGCTTGGGGCTGGTGCATGGGACCAGCAGCGCAGGGGCTGAGAGACTCTGCCGCGGCTGGGAACTCAAAGCCTGTTTCCTGAAGGTGGAGATGCTCTACGAGGAGGCCTTATACACAGTCCTGCACCGGGCAGGCACCATGGGCCCCGACCAGGTAGATGACGAGGAGGTCTTGCTAAGCTACCTTCAGCAGGTGAGCAAGGCCCCACCCACCCTGCCTCACTCTGGGGGGGgactgagatgtgtgtgtgtgtgcctgtacacaccacacacacacacacacacacacacacacacactggtgccAGTATCACCTAGATGGCAATACAAAATACACACATCAGTGTGCATTGGGGAATATCCACAGTGGGTGGAGACCTGGTTAGACATGTAGACACAATTGCAGTGGATGCAAGGTGGACACCCAGACATGTTTAGAAAGGAATGGCTACTactcagaggaaggcagagtagCCACCGGGTATGTTTCCTTCCCCTTGAGTTGTGCCCTGAATTGTCCTGTTCACTACAGCTCCATTTGTGCCAGGCCCTTACCTGCTCACTCCTCTGAATACTCATAACTGTAGCACCAGCTGGGCAGTGGCCCTCCACATGGTAGGACAGATGAACATTCACTCCTATGGACAGTTCTTGAGACTCCCAAGACAGTGCCAGCCTCCCCCAGGCTCCTACTTACCCACTCACCACCTACAGGTGTTTGGCACCAGTTCTGAAGAACACATGGAGGCCATCGCGCGTGTGAAAAAAGCCAAGGTGAGTTTGTGCACCCACAGGCAggtgctggctggccagcagcaGTATCTGGGTGGCAGGAAGGGATGCCAGGGTGGCAGCAAAAGTGGGGACTGCAGCATGCATGCTGAGGCTGCTTATTCCTGCACCCTTATATCTGCAGGCTCCCACATATGCCCTGAAAGTCTCTGTCATGCGTGCCAAGAACCTTCTGGCTAAAGACCCCAATGGTGAGTGGGTATCTGGCAGGCCCTCTGAGTGCCTGGCAGCTGTTCCTGGAAGCTGTGCACAGTGGAGAACGTGAGGGCCAAGGACTGAGACACCTGCTCCGTTTCAGGCTTCAGTGACCCATACTGCATGCTGGGCATTCTGCCAGCCTCAAGTGCCCCACAGGAATCGAGTGGGCAGAAGGAGCAGCGCTTTGGCTTCCGCAAGGGCAGCAAGCGTAGCAGCCCACTACCTGCCAAGTGTATCCAGGTCACTGAGGTCAAGAACAGCACCCTGAATCCTGTCTGGAAGGAGCACTTCCTATTGTAAGGCTTCTATCCCGACGATAGCCAAATATCCCAAATGATGACCACTCATTGCTGCCCAGGCAGCTCTTAAGAGGGACTGGTAACACACCCACTGTCCAAGGGAATAACTGAAGGCTCACAGGCAGATGTTGTATCCCTGTGGCCACACAGCTGGTAGCAAGTGGAGGTTAGGATGTGATCCCAGCAGTCTGTGTAGAGAACATGACCACCACCAATTGCTCCTGGACACCCCCCTGCCTCACCCCTGTTCAGAATATGGTCTAGGAGTTTCATAgacatttctctgtgttttctgcagtGAAATTGAGGATGTCAACACAGACCAGCTGCATCTGGACATCTGGTAGAGGACCCTGAGCTTGGCAGGGCTTGGGGGGGTCACACCCCTGGTTTGGGCAGGAATGAGGGCTGGGAACTCCAGTCAAACCATCTTCCACCTTTAGGGACCACGATGATGACGTATCCCTGGCAGAAGCATGCAGGAAACTGAATGAAGTTATTGGCCTGAAGGGCATGAGCAGGTGTGGGGTAGGGGGAGTGGGGAGTCGTAACCCTAGGCCTGTGCATTCAGCTTAGCTGCAGGGGTCAGTGGCTTTCCAGGACCACCAGAGTAATACCACCCTGCTATCATCCCTGCCATGTCCAGATACTTCAAACAGATTGTCAAGTCAGCCCGTGCAAATGGGACAGCAGGGCCCACCGAGGACCACACCGATGACTTCCTAGGATGCCTCAACATCCCTAtcagggtgtgtggggagggatGGTGTGTATGGGTTCTTAGGATTCTTGATGGGGGTGTGGGGTGCCCCAGAGCCCTTAGGCATCTCCAGTGGCAGTGCCCTATGACTCCCATAGAGCATCCCACTCTCTTGGGGCTGGAGGAGGTGGGCTGCACTGGGCACCTACTCAGCAATGCTGAGTAGCATTCCCTTCTCCCCAGGGTCCCAGAGagcatctgtttttattttgtctttaatggGATTTGaagcaccctaccactgagccCTTTGTGGTTGTGTATGAGGGAGAAGGGGCGGAGTCTCGAGGTTTAtaccttccccctccctcctctcaggaGGTGCCCGTGGCAGGTGCTGACCGCTGGTTTAAGCTGGAACCCCGCTCTAGTGCCTCCCGTGTGCAAGGAGACTGCCACCTGGTCCTCAAGCTGATCACCACCCAGGTGGGAAGCTACGGGGAACCTGCACCCCTGCCTGCAGGGCTGAGGTGGAACTGATTATAGACCTCAGGTTCTGCCTTCCAGAGGGACACCGCTATGAGCCAGCGTGGACGCTCCGGCTTCCTGTCCTACCTGATGCTCCTCAGCCGTGTGCTGCGGTTTGAGCACCGAGTGGAGGAGGTAGTGGGTGCCCCTAGGCTGCTGAGTAGAGAGTAAAGGGCCCAGAGCAGGGATGGAGCTGCTCTCTGGCCTATGCCCACCCTGGCTTTCTTCTCCAGCCCAACTCCAGCAGCTGGCGTGGCGAACTCAGTGGGCCTGGGACCACAGTCCTTTGTCTGCATGGAGCCCAAAGTAATCTGTCACCCTTGCAGCTGGCAGTGCTGTGAGTAGGCAGGGTGGCCCTTGTGGGTAGACCCTTCTGAGAAGGCTGTAAGTGGGTGGAGCGTGGGGTGGGACCTATTACACAGAGCAGACCACAAGCCTGGACTCCTACAGGCACTGGCAAGTCAGTAGCCGCCACCATCAGTCACGCACCCTGGACTACCGCTACCTGCTGGGGTTGCTGGAAGATGTGCAGGCGCACTGGGAAGAGGCGGCTTCCCTACCCCAGGAGCAGGTGGGCACGGGCATGGCGACAGGTCTGTAGAGTTCACTGGGACCTAAGGGACAGAGCCCTGACCTCATAGGGTTTGAAAACATGAACTGCATAATAGGGGAGAGACAGCTGTGCGGTAAGGAGGTGGCGGTTGCAGCGGAGTAACTGTGGAAGGATGTCAGgaagggtcagcctgggctgagGGCAAAGCCTCTGAGGTGGCGAGTGTCTAAGCCGCAGGAGCAGGTGGGCGCTGGCAGAGTGAAGCAGATGAGACAGGAGCTATAGAGGCACCGCGGCTGTAGGTGCAGTGAGGGGAGAGGGGCGGAAGCAGAGAGTAGGGCAGCTAGTTGGGAAGAGACTGGGCTAGCCACACGAAGCAGTGGTGTTTCCGTGTCTTATGAGCAAAGCTGCCTTGGACCCTGTCCCTGTCACGACTCTGAAGAACCCATTCCCCACAGGAGGAGAGCCTAGCCGACAGCTTCTCTGCCTTCTCGGAGTTTGGGCTGAAGCTGCTGCGCCAGCTCCGAGATTACTTCCCTGCCACCAATAGCACGGCTGTGTATCGCTTGGGGCTGCTGCTGAAGTGGGTGTCACACAGCGGGACGAGGGGGCTGCAGGGCTGGGGGTCGGGGTGGCCTCCTCAGCTGGCTGTCCTCATCAGGTGCCTCGAGAAGATACAGCTCTTCCAGCCAGTCTTCGCCGTCTGTCCCTTTGAGACGGAGCTCAACGTGGACATAGTCGCAGCCCTGAAGGTGTGTCTGGATCCATCTCGGCCCTCCCTCCCTTGGCCCCTGCCAGGGTCTGCTGCCCACAGCCACTTAACCTGACTCTTACCTTCAATCCACTGTGTTGTTTTACTGGCTGCTGCTACAGCGGGGCAACCGGGAGTGGTACGACCAGCTCCTGAACACCAAGAGTCCTCGCGAGCAGGTGTGGATCTGAAGGGCATGGATTGGAGACACAGGGCATTCGGGGGCTCACTGGTCACTCCAAGCCTGGCTTTCTTGCAGCCTGGGCCACAGCGCCTAGCGGGGCTTGTTGAGCTTGCAGACATCATCTACGAGGACTTGCAGGCCTGCTTTGGGGTCTACGCCAGTCTCTTCTACAGGTAGGCCCTTCCCTTGGGTGCTGCCCTTGGGTTGAGGGAGTAGGGCTGGCTGGTGGGAGACGGGTGGCTGAGACATGTTTTTTGCAGTATCCTTAAGGTGGACTTCTTCACCCTTACCTTCCGGCAGCTGGAACGTCTGGTGAGGGGGAAGTCCC
The Microtus pennsylvanicus isolate mMicPen1 chromosome 11, mMicPen1.hap1, whole genome shotgun sequence genome window above contains:
- the Baiap3 gene encoding BAI1-associated protein 3 produces the protein MSALLDIKSSVLRQVQVCPSFRWKTEQEPENTDTQEPPTGAWKPGDGVEFFAHMRLILKKGDGRQGLPCPEVLLRSGSPAPAEPVDPNRGLRALTQEEVEMLYEEALYTVLHRAGTMGPDQVDDEEVLLSYLQQVFGTSSEEHMEAIARVKKAKAPTYALKVSVMRAKNLLAKDPNGFSDPYCMLGILPASSAPQESSGQKEQRFGFRKGSKRSSPLPAKCIQVTEVKNSTLNPVWKEHFLFEIEDVNTDQLHLDIWDHDDDVSLAEACRKLNEVIGLKGMSRYFKQIVKSARANGTAGPTEDHTDDFLGCLNIPIREVPVAGADRWFKLEPRSSASRVQGDCHLVLKLITTQRDTAMSQRGRSGFLSYLMLLSRVLRFEHRVEEPNSSSWRGELSGPGTTVLCLHGAQSNLSPLQLAVLHWQVSSRHHQSRTLDYRYLLGLLEDVQAHWEEAASLPQEQEESLADSFSAFSEFGLKLLRQLRDYFPATNSTAVYRLGLLLKCLEKIQLFQPVFAVCPFETELNVDIVAALKRGNREWYDQLLNTKSPREQPGPQRLAGLVELADIIYEDLQACFGVYASLFYSILKVDFFTLTFRQLERLVAEEAWVLTEELSPKMNLEVASGLFELYLTLADTQRFWSCIPGRESRSLALAGIHTPFLPAVKLWLHVLRDQAKWRMQGAVDVDTLEPVDASSKHSSSAATASLCLTHIQELWVRLAWPDPAQAQGLGTQLSQDMCETSLFYTALLRKKVDTQPGAAGEAVSEQLCVVLNNVELVRRAAGQALRGLTWPEGASGQEGGLPRPLLSCMQALDEDLQREAHTVTAHLTSKMVADIRKYVQHISLSPDSIQNDEAVAPLLKYLDEKLALLNDSLVKENLSRVLEALWELLLQAILQALSANRDVSADFYGRFHFTLEALVSFFHAEGQGLPLENLRDGSYKRLEEELRLHKCSTRECIEQFYLDKLKQRSLEQNRFGRLTVRCHYEAAEQRLAVEVLHAADLLPLDANGLSDPFVIVELGPPHLFPLVRSQRTQVKARTLHPVYDELFHFSVPAEACRRRGACVLFTVMDHDWLSTNDFAGEAALGLGGVSGIARPHVGGGMRPGQPITLHLRRPRAQVRSALRMLEGRSNKEAQEFVKKLKELEKCMEADL